A DNA window from Choristoneura fumiferana chromosome 2, NRCan_CFum_1, whole genome shotgun sequence contains the following coding sequences:
- the LOC141445350 gene encoding uncharacterized protein: MELYVAISIIPHDSCQSRQCPVFGRASNAERRPGREAVSGAMSLRAGAPAGGELGALSPAAVVRVLLLYACIWFVHGLLYHGRRHLRRVLARRTRARPITARQCQA, from the exons ATGGAACTTTACGTGG CGATCAGCATCATACCTCACGACAGCTGTCAGTCACGTCAATGTCCCGTGTTCGGCCGCGCCAGCAATGCGGAGCGGAGGCCGGGCCGTGAGGCGGTGAGCGGCGCGATGTCGCTCCGCGCGGGGGCGCCGGCGGGCGGCGAGCTGGGCGCGCTGTCGCCGGCGGCGGTGGTGCGCGTGCTGCTGCTCTACGCCTGCATCTGGTTCGTGCACGGGCTGCTGTACCACGGCCGCCGCCACCTGCGCCGCGTGCTCGCGCGCAGGACCCGCGCCCGACCGATCACTGCGCGACAG TGTCAGGCGTAG